One window from the genome of Grus americana isolate bGruAme1 chromosome 14, bGruAme1.mat, whole genome shotgun sequence encodes:
- the HNRNPH1 gene encoding heterogeneous nuclear ribonucleoprotein H isoform X30, which yields MDPCHTEETEGEIPGLATTEAETEPSLTPNVMLNTESSEGYVVKVRGLPWSCSTEEVQRFFSDCKILNGALGIRFIYTREGRPSGEAFAELESEEDVKLALKKDRETMGHRYVEVFKSNNVEMDWVLKHTGPNSPDTANDGFVRLRGLPFGCSKEEIVQFFSGLEIVPNGITLPVDFQGRSTGEAFVQFASQEIAEKALKKHKERIGHRYIEIFKSSRAEVRTHYDPPRKLLAMQRPGPYDRPGLTRGYNSLGRGSSLERMRRGAYGGGYGGYDDYNGYNDGYGFGSDRFGREWTLFSAGMSDHRYGDGGSTFQSTTGHCVHMRGLPYRATENDIYNFFSPLNPVRVHIEIGPDGRVTGEADVEFATHEDAVAAMSKDKANMQHRYVELFLNSTAGGSGGAYGSQMMGAMVKESEGVVQDWNTSTLPGSQSSYGGPANQQLSGGYGGGYGGQSSMSGYVDGVYEVAQHGQALGE from the exons ATGGACCCTTGTCACACCGAGGAGACCGAGGGCGAGATCCCCGGCTTGG CAACCACAGAAGCCGAGACGGAGCCGAGCCTCACCCCCAATGTGATGCTCAACACAGAGAGCAGCGAGGGATATGTGGTGAAAGTCAGGGGTCTGCCTTGGTCCTGCTCCACGGAAGAGgtgcagaggtttttttctg actgCAAAATTCTAAATGGGGCTTTGGGTATTCGTTTCATCTACACCAGAGAGGGCAGGCCAAGCGGAGAAGCATTTGCTGAACTTGAATCAGAGGAGGATGTGAAATTGGCGctgaaaaaagacagagaaacaaTGGGACACAGATATGTTGAAG TTTTCAAGTCAAACAACGTGGAAATGGATTGGGTTCTGAAGCATACTGGTCCCAACAGCCCTGATACAGCTAATGATGGTTTTGTACGTCTTAGAGGACTCCCATTTGGCTGTAGTAAAGAAGAAATTGTACAGTTTTTCTCAG GGTTGGAAATCGTGCCAAATGGGATAACATTGCCGGTGGACTTCCAGGGGAGGAGTACGGGGGAGGCCTTCGTGCAGTTTGCTTCACAGGAAATAGCTGAAAAGGCTCTAAAGAAACACAAGGAAAGAATAGGGCACAG GTACATTGAGATCTTCAAGAGTAGTCGAGCAGAAGTGCGCACTCACTACGACCCTCCACGCAAGCTGTTGGCAATGCAGAGACCCGGTCCTTACGACAGACCTGGTCTTACGCGGGGATATAACAGTCTTGGTAGAGGAAGTAGCTTGGAAAGAATGAGGCGTGGAGCTTATGGAGGAG GTTATGGAGGTTATGATGACTACAATGGGTATAATGATGGCTATGGTTTTGGTTCTGATAGATTTGGAAGAG AATGGACTCTTTTCTCTGCAGGAATGTCGGACCACAGATACGGCGACGGGGGATCCACCTTCCAGAGCACGACTGGCCACTGCGTCCACATGAGAGGTCTGCCTTACAGAGCTACGGAGAACGACATCTATAAT TTCTTTTCACCTCTGAACCCTGTAAGAGTACACATTGAAATCGGACCAGATGGCAGAGTAACTGGAGAGGCAGACGTGGAGTTTGCTACTCATGAGGATGCGGTGGCTGCTATGTCCAAAGACAAAGCAAATATGC aaCACAGATATGTAGAACTCTTCTTGAATTCTACAGCAGGAGGAAGTGGTGGTGCCTATGGCAGTCAAATGATGGGAGCAATGG TCAAAGAATCGGAAGGGGTAGTCCAAGATTGGAACACTAGCACATTGCCAG GAAGCCAATCCAGTTATGGTGGTCCAGCGAACCAGCAGTTGAGTGGGGGTTATGGAGGAGGATACGGTGGCCAAAGCAGCATGAGTGGATATG TGGATGGTGTTTACGAGGTGGCCCAGCACGGACAGGCGTTGGGGGAATGA
- the HNRNPH1 gene encoding heterogeneous nuclear ribonucleoprotein H isoform X21, translating to MDPCHTEETEGEIPGLGFSDRSEQIVSRGVASAFEAATTEAETEPSLTPNVMLNTESSEGYVVKVRGLPWSCSTEEVQRFFSDCKILNGALGIRFIYTREGRPSGEAFAELESEEDVKLALKKDRETMGHRYVEVFKSNNVEMDWVLKHTGPNSPDTANDGFVRLRGLPFGCSKEEIVQFFSGLEIVPNGITLPVDFQGRSTGEAFVQFASQEIAEKALKKHKERIGHRYIEIFKSSRAEVRTHYDPPRKLLAMQRPGPYDRPGLTRGYNSLGRGSSLERMRRGAYGGGYGGYDDYNGYNDGYGFGSDRFGREWTLFSAGMSDHRYGDGGSTFQSTTGHCVHMRGLPYRATENDIYNFFSPLNPVRVHIEIGPDGRVTGEADVEFATHEDAVAAMSKDKANMQHRYVELFLNSTAGGSGGAYGSQMMGAMVKESEGVVQDWNTSTLPGSQSSYGGPANQQLSGGYGGGYGGQSSMSGYVLGTVDGVYEVAQHGQALGE from the exons ATGGACCCTTGTCACACCGAGGAGACCGAGGGCGAGATCCCCGGCTTGG GCTTCAGTGACCGAAGCGAGCAGATTGTTTCACGTGGGGTAGCGTCAGCATTTGAAGCTG CAACCACAGAAGCCGAGACGGAGCCGAGCCTCACCCCCAATGTGATGCTCAACACAGAGAGCAGCGAGGGATATGTGGTGAAAGTCAGGGGTCTGCCTTGGTCCTGCTCCACGGAAGAGgtgcagaggtttttttctg actgCAAAATTCTAAATGGGGCTTTGGGTATTCGTTTCATCTACACCAGAGAGGGCAGGCCAAGCGGAGAAGCATTTGCTGAACTTGAATCAGAGGAGGATGTGAAATTGGCGctgaaaaaagacagagaaacaaTGGGACACAGATATGTTGAAG TTTTCAAGTCAAACAACGTGGAAATGGATTGGGTTCTGAAGCATACTGGTCCCAACAGCCCTGATACAGCTAATGATGGTTTTGTACGTCTTAGAGGACTCCCATTTGGCTGTAGTAAAGAAGAAATTGTACAGTTTTTCTCAG GGTTGGAAATCGTGCCAAATGGGATAACATTGCCGGTGGACTTCCAGGGGAGGAGTACGGGGGAGGCCTTCGTGCAGTTTGCTTCACAGGAAATAGCTGAAAAGGCTCTAAAGAAACACAAGGAAAGAATAGGGCACAG GTACATTGAGATCTTCAAGAGTAGTCGAGCAGAAGTGCGCACTCACTACGACCCTCCACGCAAGCTGTTGGCAATGCAGAGACCCGGTCCTTACGACAGACCTGGTCTTACGCGGGGATATAACAGTCTTGGTAGAGGAAGTAGCTTGGAAAGAATGAGGCGTGGAGCTTATGGAGGAG GTTATGGAGGTTATGATGACTACAATGGGTATAATGATGGCTATGGTTTTGGTTCTGATAGATTTGGAAGAG AATGGACTCTTTTCTCTGCAGGAATGTCGGACCACAGATACGGCGACGGGGGATCCACCTTCCAGAGCACGACTGGCCACTGCGTCCACATGAGAGGTCTGCCTTACAGAGCTACGGAGAACGACATCTATAAT TTCTTTTCACCTCTGAACCCTGTAAGAGTACACATTGAAATCGGACCAGATGGCAGAGTAACTGGAGAGGCAGACGTGGAGTTTGCTACTCATGAGGATGCGGTGGCTGCTATGTCCAAAGACAAAGCAAATATGC aaCACAGATATGTAGAACTCTTCTTGAATTCTACAGCAGGAGGAAGTGGTGGTGCCTATGGCAGTCAAATGATGGGAGCAATGG TCAAAGAATCGGAAGGGGTAGTCCAAGATTGGAACACTAGCACATTGCCAG GAAGCCAATCCAGTTATGGTGGTCCAGCGAACCAGCAGTTGAGTGGGGGTTATGGAGGAGGATACGGTGGCCAAAGCAGCATGAGTGGATATG TATTGGGCACAGTGGATGGTGTTTACGAGGTGGCCCAGCACGGACAGGCGTTGGGGGAATGA
- the HNRNPH1 gene encoding heterogeneous nuclear ribonucleoprotein H isoform X26 encodes MDPCHTEETEGEIPGLATTEAETEPSLTPNVMLNTESSEGYVVKVRGLPWSCSTEEVQRFFSDCKILNGALGIRFIYTREGRPSGEAFAELESEEDVKLALKKDRETMGHRYVEVFKSNNVEMDWVLKHTGPNSPDTANDGFVRLRGLPFGCSKEEIVQFFSGLEIVPNGITLPVDFQGRSTGEAFVQFASQEIAEKALKKHKERIGHRYIEIFKSSRAEVRTHYDPPRKLLAMQRPGPYDRPGLTRGYNSLGRGSSLERMRRGAYGGGYGGYDDYNGYNDGYGFGSDRFGREWTLFSAGMSDHRYGDGGSTFQSTTGHCVHMRGLPYRATENDIYNFFSPLNPVRVHIEIGPDGRVTGEADVEFATHEDAVAAMSKDKANMQHRYVELFLNSTAGGSGGAYGSQMMGAMVKESEGVVQDWNTSTLPGSQSSYGGPANQQLSGGYGGGYGGQSSMSGYDHPGLSMRVQTWEGVWEAGCSPLPWNRERKH; translated from the exons ATGGACCCTTGTCACACCGAGGAGACCGAGGGCGAGATCCCCGGCTTGG CAACCACAGAAGCCGAGACGGAGCCGAGCCTCACCCCCAATGTGATGCTCAACACAGAGAGCAGCGAGGGATATGTGGTGAAAGTCAGGGGTCTGCCTTGGTCCTGCTCCACGGAAGAGgtgcagaggtttttttctg actgCAAAATTCTAAATGGGGCTTTGGGTATTCGTTTCATCTACACCAGAGAGGGCAGGCCAAGCGGAGAAGCATTTGCTGAACTTGAATCAGAGGAGGATGTGAAATTGGCGctgaaaaaagacagagaaacaaTGGGACACAGATATGTTGAAG TTTTCAAGTCAAACAACGTGGAAATGGATTGGGTTCTGAAGCATACTGGTCCCAACAGCCCTGATACAGCTAATGATGGTTTTGTACGTCTTAGAGGACTCCCATTTGGCTGTAGTAAAGAAGAAATTGTACAGTTTTTCTCAG GGTTGGAAATCGTGCCAAATGGGATAACATTGCCGGTGGACTTCCAGGGGAGGAGTACGGGGGAGGCCTTCGTGCAGTTTGCTTCACAGGAAATAGCTGAAAAGGCTCTAAAGAAACACAAGGAAAGAATAGGGCACAG GTACATTGAGATCTTCAAGAGTAGTCGAGCAGAAGTGCGCACTCACTACGACCCTCCACGCAAGCTGTTGGCAATGCAGAGACCCGGTCCTTACGACAGACCTGGTCTTACGCGGGGATATAACAGTCTTGGTAGAGGAAGTAGCTTGGAAAGAATGAGGCGTGGAGCTTATGGAGGAG GTTATGGAGGTTATGATGACTACAATGGGTATAATGATGGCTATGGTTTTGGTTCTGATAGATTTGGAAGAG AATGGACTCTTTTCTCTGCAGGAATGTCGGACCACAGATACGGCGACGGGGGATCCACCTTCCAGAGCACGACTGGCCACTGCGTCCACATGAGAGGTCTGCCTTACAGAGCTACGGAGAACGACATCTATAAT TTCTTTTCACCTCTGAACCCTGTAAGAGTACACATTGAAATCGGACCAGATGGCAGAGTAACTGGAGAGGCAGACGTGGAGTTTGCTACTCATGAGGATGCGGTGGCTGCTATGTCCAAAGACAAAGCAAATATGC aaCACAGATATGTAGAACTCTTCTTGAATTCTACAGCAGGAGGAAGTGGTGGTGCCTATGGCAGTCAAATGATGGGAGCAATGG TCAAAGAATCGGAAGGGGTAGTCCAAGATTGGAACACTAGCACATTGCCAG GAAGCCAATCCAGTTATGGTGGTCCAGCGAACCAGCAGTTGAGTGGGGGTTATGGAGGAGGATACGGTGGCCAAAGCAGCATGAGTGGATATG ACCACCCTGGTTTAAGTATGCGAGTACAAACATGGGAAGGTGTGTGGGAGGCTGGGTGCTCTCCGCTTCCATGGAACCGCGAGAGAAAGCACTGA
- the HNRNPH1 gene encoding heterogeneous nuclear ribonucleoprotein H isoform X4, whose translation MDPCHTEETEGEIPGLGFSDRSEQIVSRGVASAFEAATTEAETEPSLTPNVMLNTESSEGYVVKVRGLPWSCSTEEVQRFFSDCKILNGALGIRFIYTREGRPSGEAFAELESEEDVKLALKKDRETMGHRYVEVFKSNNVEMDWVLKHTGPNSPDTANDGFVRLRGLPFGCSKEEIVQFFSGLEIVPNGITLPVDFQGRSTGEAFVQFASQEIAEKALKKHKERIGHRYIEIFKSSRAEVRTHYDPPRKLLAMQRPGPYDRPGLTRGYNSLGRGSSLERMRRGAYGGGYGGYDDYNGYNDGYGFGSDRFGRDLEWTLFSAGMSDHRYGDGGSTFQSTTGHCVHMRGLPYRATENDIYNFFSPLNPVRVHIEIGPDGRVTGEADVEFATHEDAVAAMSKDKANMQHRYVELFLNSTAGGSGGAYGSQMMGAMVKESEGVVQDWNTSTLPGMSLETPSLGACTSHTWEGSYLGSQSSYGGPANQQLSGGYGGGYGGQSSMSGYDHPGLSMRVQTWEGVWEAGCSPLPWNRERKH comes from the exons ATGGACCCTTGTCACACCGAGGAGACCGAGGGCGAGATCCCCGGCTTGG GCTTCAGTGACCGAAGCGAGCAGATTGTTTCACGTGGGGTAGCGTCAGCATTTGAAGCTG CAACCACAGAAGCCGAGACGGAGCCGAGCCTCACCCCCAATGTGATGCTCAACACAGAGAGCAGCGAGGGATATGTGGTGAAAGTCAGGGGTCTGCCTTGGTCCTGCTCCACGGAAGAGgtgcagaggtttttttctg actgCAAAATTCTAAATGGGGCTTTGGGTATTCGTTTCATCTACACCAGAGAGGGCAGGCCAAGCGGAGAAGCATTTGCTGAACTTGAATCAGAGGAGGATGTGAAATTGGCGctgaaaaaagacagagaaacaaTGGGACACAGATATGTTGAAG TTTTCAAGTCAAACAACGTGGAAATGGATTGGGTTCTGAAGCATACTGGTCCCAACAGCCCTGATACAGCTAATGATGGTTTTGTACGTCTTAGAGGACTCCCATTTGGCTGTAGTAAAGAAGAAATTGTACAGTTTTTCTCAG GGTTGGAAATCGTGCCAAATGGGATAACATTGCCGGTGGACTTCCAGGGGAGGAGTACGGGGGAGGCCTTCGTGCAGTTTGCTTCACAGGAAATAGCTGAAAAGGCTCTAAAGAAACACAAGGAAAGAATAGGGCACAG GTACATTGAGATCTTCAAGAGTAGTCGAGCAGAAGTGCGCACTCACTACGACCCTCCACGCAAGCTGTTGGCAATGCAGAGACCCGGTCCTTACGACAGACCTGGTCTTACGCGGGGATATAACAGTCTTGGTAGAGGAAGTAGCTTGGAAAGAATGAGGCGTGGAGCTTATGGAGGAG GTTATGGAGGTTATGATGACTACAATGGGTATAATGATGGCTATGGTTTTGGTTCTGATAGATTTGGAAGAG ACCTAGAATGGACTCTTTTCTCTGCAGGAATGTCGGACCACAGATACGGCGACGGGGGATCCACCTTCCAGAGCACGACTGGCCACTGCGTCCACATGAGAGGTCTGCCTTACAGAGCTACGGAGAACGACATCTATAAT TTCTTTTCACCTCTGAACCCTGTAAGAGTACACATTGAAATCGGACCAGATGGCAGAGTAACTGGAGAGGCAGACGTGGAGTTTGCTACTCATGAGGATGCGGTGGCTGCTATGTCCAAAGACAAAGCAAATATGC aaCACAGATATGTAGAACTCTTCTTGAATTCTACAGCAGGAGGAAGTGGTGGTGCCTATGGCAGTCAAATGATGGGAGCAATGG TCAAAGAATCGGAAGGGGTAGTCCAAGATTGGAACACTAGCACATTGCCAG GAATGTCTTTAGAAACCCCATCACTTGGAGCTTGTACCTCACACACTTGGGAAGGAAGTTACCTAG GAAGCCAATCCAGTTATGGTGGTCCAGCGAACCAGCAGTTGAGTGGGGGTTATGGAGGAGGATACGGTGGCCAAAGCAGCATGAGTGGATATG ACCACCCTGGTTTAAGTATGCGAGTACAAACATGGGAAGGTGTGTGGGAGGCTGGGTGCTCTCCGCTTCCATGGAACCGCGAGAGAAAGCACTGA
- the HNRNPH1 gene encoding heterogeneous nuclear ribonucleoprotein H isoform X14, with protein sequence MDPCHTEETEGEIPGLGFSDRSEQIVSRGVASAFEAATTEAETEPSLTPNVMLNTESSEGYVVKVRGLPWSCSTEEVQRFFSDCKILNGALGIRFIYTREGRPSGEAFAELESEEDVKLALKKDRETMGHRYVEVFKSNNVEMDWVLKHTGPNSPDTANDGFVRLRGLPFGCSKEEIVQFFSGLEIVPNGITLPVDFQGRSTGEAFVQFASQEIAEKALKKHKERIGHRYIEIFKSSRAEVRTHYDPPRKLLAMQRPGPYDRPGLTRGYNSLGRGSSLERMRRGAYGGGYGGYDDYNGYNDGYGFGSDRFGRDLEWTLFSAGMSDHRYGDGGSTFQSTTGHCVHMRGLPYRATENDIYNFFSPLNPVRVHIEIGPDGRVTGEADVEFATHEDAVAAMSKDKANMQHRYVELFLNSTAGGSGGAYGSQMMGAMVKESEGVVQDWNTSTLPGSQSSYGGPANQQLSGGYGGGYGGQSSMSGYDHPGLSMRVQTWEGVWEAGCSPLPWNRERKH encoded by the exons ATGGACCCTTGTCACACCGAGGAGACCGAGGGCGAGATCCCCGGCTTGG GCTTCAGTGACCGAAGCGAGCAGATTGTTTCACGTGGGGTAGCGTCAGCATTTGAAGCTG CAACCACAGAAGCCGAGACGGAGCCGAGCCTCACCCCCAATGTGATGCTCAACACAGAGAGCAGCGAGGGATATGTGGTGAAAGTCAGGGGTCTGCCTTGGTCCTGCTCCACGGAAGAGgtgcagaggtttttttctg actgCAAAATTCTAAATGGGGCTTTGGGTATTCGTTTCATCTACACCAGAGAGGGCAGGCCAAGCGGAGAAGCATTTGCTGAACTTGAATCAGAGGAGGATGTGAAATTGGCGctgaaaaaagacagagaaacaaTGGGACACAGATATGTTGAAG TTTTCAAGTCAAACAACGTGGAAATGGATTGGGTTCTGAAGCATACTGGTCCCAACAGCCCTGATACAGCTAATGATGGTTTTGTACGTCTTAGAGGACTCCCATTTGGCTGTAGTAAAGAAGAAATTGTACAGTTTTTCTCAG GGTTGGAAATCGTGCCAAATGGGATAACATTGCCGGTGGACTTCCAGGGGAGGAGTACGGGGGAGGCCTTCGTGCAGTTTGCTTCACAGGAAATAGCTGAAAAGGCTCTAAAGAAACACAAGGAAAGAATAGGGCACAG GTACATTGAGATCTTCAAGAGTAGTCGAGCAGAAGTGCGCACTCACTACGACCCTCCACGCAAGCTGTTGGCAATGCAGAGACCCGGTCCTTACGACAGACCTGGTCTTACGCGGGGATATAACAGTCTTGGTAGAGGAAGTAGCTTGGAAAGAATGAGGCGTGGAGCTTATGGAGGAG GTTATGGAGGTTATGATGACTACAATGGGTATAATGATGGCTATGGTTTTGGTTCTGATAGATTTGGAAGAG ACCTAGAATGGACTCTTTTCTCTGCAGGAATGTCGGACCACAGATACGGCGACGGGGGATCCACCTTCCAGAGCACGACTGGCCACTGCGTCCACATGAGAGGTCTGCCTTACAGAGCTACGGAGAACGACATCTATAAT TTCTTTTCACCTCTGAACCCTGTAAGAGTACACATTGAAATCGGACCAGATGGCAGAGTAACTGGAGAGGCAGACGTGGAGTTTGCTACTCATGAGGATGCGGTGGCTGCTATGTCCAAAGACAAAGCAAATATGC aaCACAGATATGTAGAACTCTTCTTGAATTCTACAGCAGGAGGAAGTGGTGGTGCCTATGGCAGTCAAATGATGGGAGCAATGG TCAAAGAATCGGAAGGGGTAGTCCAAGATTGGAACACTAGCACATTGCCAG GAAGCCAATCCAGTTATGGTGGTCCAGCGAACCAGCAGTTGAGTGGGGGTTATGGAGGAGGATACGGTGGCCAAAGCAGCATGAGTGGATATG ACCACCCTGGTTTAAGTATGCGAGTACAAACATGGGAAGGTGTGTGGGAGGCTGGGTGCTCTCCGCTTCCATGGAACCGCGAGAGAAAGCACTGA